From a region of the Helianthus annuus cultivar XRQ/B chromosome 5, HanXRQr2.0-SUNRISE, whole genome shotgun sequence genome:
- the LOC110939346 gene encoding protein indeterminate-domain 14 has product MENDLKELQLLPIPCTTPSYSRTSPWSSDLMTFQSNNLEYPLDGDLGLSLDLQLSTSLRPIKPSLGTETRKWRGTDQIRIAAMESAYAKRVMEMTQREMEMAQSEFARARHIWERVREEVERVEKMKERATRRVESCMEITCQACRRKFRRY; this is encoded by the coding sequence ATGGAAAATGATCTGAAGGAACTACAACTCCTCCCTATACCATGCACCACACCCTCCTATTCACGTACCTCACCATGGTCATCTGACCTCATGACTTTCCAATCAAACAACCTCGAATATCCTTTGGATGGCGATTTAGGTCTTTCCCTGGACCTTCAGCTCTCCACCAGTCTCCGTCCAATCAAGCCATCGCTTGGGACGGAGACCAGGAAGTGGAGAGGGACAGACCAAATTCGAATAGCGGCAATGGAGAGCGCATACGCCAAGCGCGTGATGGAGATGACACAGCGTGAAATGGAGATGGCACAATCAGAATTTGCGCGTGCAAGACACATATGGGAGAGGGTGCGTGAGGAGGTGGAGagagtggagaagatgaaggaaAGAGCAACACGCCGTGTCGAATCGTGTATGGAAATCACTTGTCAAGCATGTAGAAGAAAATTTAGACGTTATTAA
- the LOC110943872 gene encoding uncharacterized protein LOC110943872 has protein sequence MNSNTYHLGLRNHPNFRYGNPANQANPNFQGAQGNFAPRQPFNNQSGFSGQSSSGGNEVMELLKAMQLEMQRRNQMDDVRMQKDEIRNKAIQSLTTQMGQLASDVALLKKAKGQSPSDTVINPKNTKSININVVSTVPNTKFNETLLTSSYQLNSGLEKDAKVENDKEYGAPIVPIRVGKLKIPHALLDYGASMSVLPGDLYDMYDFGPLQDVDTMVSLADESWRRPRGMVKNVMIRLG, from the coding sequence atgaattctaacacttaccaccTCGGGTTACGAAACCATCCTAACTTCCGTTACGGAAACCCGGCGAATCAAGCTAACCCAAATTTTCAAGGAGCCCAAGGTAATTTTGCTCCACGCCAACCGTTCAATAATCAAAGTGGGTTTTCAGGTCAAAGTTCTTCTGGTGGAAATGAGGTTATGGAGCTGCTCAAGGCAATGCAACTAGAGATGCAACGAAGAAATCAAATGGATGATGTTCGCATGCAAAAAGATGAAATCCGTAACAAAGCTATTCAATCgttgaccactcaaatgggtcaacttgcaagtGACGTGGCATTATTGAAGAAAGCAAAAGGTCAATCACCAAGTGACACGGTGATAAATCCCAAAAACACAAAAAGCATTAacatcaatgtggtaagcaccgttccaAATACTAAATTTAATGAAACACTGCTAACTTCTTCGTATCAACTGAACTCAGGTTTGGAAAAAGATGCCAAAGTCGAGAATGATAAAGAGTATGGAGCGCCAATCGTGCCTATCCGAGTGGGGAAACTAAAAATTCCTCATGCATTATTGGATTATGGGGCGAGCATGAGTGTGTTACCAGGTGATCTATATGACATGTATGATTTTGGTCCGCTTCAGGATGTAGACACCATGGTGAGTTTGGCGGATGaaagttggaggcgtccacggggaatGGTTAAGAATGTTATGATTCGGTTGGGATAA